A single genomic interval of Orcinus orca chromosome 19, mOrcOrc1.1, whole genome shotgun sequence harbors:
- the LOC101274043 gene encoding histone H3.3A, translated as MARTKQTARKSTGGKAPRKQLATKAARKSAPSTGGVKKPHRYRPGTVALREIRRYQKSTELLIRKLPFQRLVREIAQDFKTDLRFQSAAIGALQEASEAYLVGLFEDTNLCAIHAKRVTIMPKDIQLARRIRGERA; from the exons ATGGCCCGAACCAAGCAGACCGCTCGTAAGTCCACGGGTGGCAAAGCGCCCCGCAAACAGCTGGCCACTAAAGCCGCCAGGAAAAGCGCCCCCTCTACCGGCGGGGTGAAAAAACCTCATCGCTACAG GCCCGGGACCGTTGCGCTTCGAGAAATCCGTCGTTACCAGAAATCCACCGAGCTTCTGATCCGGAAGCTGCCTTTCCAGAGGTTGGTGAGGGAGATCGCCCAGGATTTCAAAACCGATTTGAGGTTCCAGAGTGCCGCCATTGGTGCGCTTCAG GAGGCTAGTGAAGCGTACCTGGTGGGTTTGTTTGAAGATACTAATCTGTGTGCCATCCACGCTAAGAGAGTCACCATCATGCCCAAAGACATCCAGTTGGCTCGCCGGATACGGGGAGAGAGAGCTTAA